Proteins encoded by one window of Vigna radiata var. radiata cultivar VC1973A chromosome 5, Vradiata_ver6, whole genome shotgun sequence:
- the LOC106762530 gene encoding uncharacterized protein LOC106762530 isoform X4: MSDATSSREVSSSSLKNGELQGLRASYRLDGKNFLKWSQFVRTYLKGKGCLVHLLENGPSMEDPAFAAWDEKDSMIMSWLWDSMEATISDTCMFLNTAKDIWDSINRTYSKANDVAQVYEIKIKTAATKQGSRGITEYAALLQNLWQELDHYRVFEMKCAEDAILLKKFIEKDRVYDFLAGLNPEFDQVRVQILGRKDIPSLEETISIVRAEESRRSVMLESQPIDGSALLTKPDMVQKGNEQNTTSLWKGNRDNLWCTYCQKPRHTREKCWKLHGKPPGKEWVNRGGQQKSQVHVTQAEIKESPAVDXFNMEEIKKLENLLGNMEEPSGSCSLVFSGTGLGRRIGLAKEKDGLYYLEVSQESQTNQAKSLHSLTNKDELWLYHYRLGHPSFKVHCFDIEKLNRMYEGRVLRAAIDYFWIGGLQMDVQLKSPFSGCIEGNSSYLEKELIYWGTNIIWSLNQYQCHDKPLVLWDIITALLAFKDHNSKYTEHIIIKWITSSFLQLDMDLPSEKVLSFVSSSLSDIPSRLLHLFNIICRRVILAELDADQITGLTRKVEKLESVCPAMEKHITKWTEILLSIERELWKRLVCFSFSIFRTIMSNPETSSQHGCWYPVGLAQMEQWIASDQKHLGDQLKAIVSEVSHKKRFLANRCSAVETCSFCSASVPFESPEFGFCQCENSSDDDVKPHRLLRCVVCMQVCPITPLWYCVCCHRSGFRLAPEPLFRMSSFHVDADTFIKSSSQAVSSKPFCPLCGILLQRQQPDFLLSPRPV; encoded by the exons ATGTCTGACGCTACATCAAGTAGAGAAGTCTCTAGTTCTTCACTCAAAAATGGAGAACTCCAAGGTCTCCGAGCATCATACAGGTTGGATGGgaaaaattttctcaaatgGTCCCAGTTTGTCAGAACCTATCTCAAGGGAAAAGGATGCCTGGTTCATCTTCTTGAAAATGGTCCAAGCATGGAGGATCCAGCATTTGCAGCATGGGATGAAAAAGATTCCATGATTATGTCTTGGTTATGGGACTCCATGGAAGCTACCATCAGTGACACTTGTATGTTTCTTAATACTGCTAAAGATATTTGGGACTCCATAAACCGCACATATTCCAAAGCCAATGACGTTGCCCAAGtatatgaaatcaaaataaaaactgcAGCCACAAAACAGGGAAGTAGAGGAATCACAGAATATGCGGCACTGTTGCAGAATCTATGGCAGGAACTTGATCACTACAGAGTTTTTGAAATGAAGTGTGCTGAGGATGCTATCCTCTTGAAGAAATTCATAGAGAAGGATCGTGTGTATGATTTTCTAGCAGGACTAAATCCTGAATTTGATCAGGTTAGAGTGCAAATTCTAGGGAGAAAGGATATTCCTTCACTAGAAGAAACCATCTCTATTGTTCGCGCAGAAGAGAGTCGGAGGAGTGTAATGCTTGAGTCTCAACCAATAGATGGATCTGCTCTACTTACCAAACCTGATATGGTGCAGAAAGGAAATGAGCAAAATACTACTTCTCTATGGAAAGGAAACAGAGATAATTTATGGTGCACCTATTGTCAGAAACCGAGACACACAAGGGAGAAATGTTGGAAATTGCATGGCAAACCTCCAGGAAAGGAGTGGGTGAATCGTGGTGGACAACAAAAGTCCCAAGTGCATGTAACACAAGCAGAGATTAAAGAATCTCCAGCAGTAGACANTTTCAATATGGAAGAGATAAAGAAACTGGAAAATCTATTGGGGAATATGGAGGAACCTTCTGGATCATGTTCTCTTGTTTTCTCAG GAACAGGACTCGGGAGGAGGATTGGACTTGCTAAAGAAAAAGATGGTCTTTACTATTTGGAAGTATCTCAAGAATCCCAAACCAACCAAGCAAAATCCCTTCACAGTCTAACAAATAAGGATGAACTATGGCTGTATCACTATCGTCTAGGACATCCATCATTTAAG GTTCATTGCTTTGATATTGAGAAATTGAATCGAATGTATGAAGGAAG GGTTCTGAGAGCAGCCATTGATTACTTTTGGATTGGCGGGCTACAAATGGATGTTCAGCTGAAATCTCCTTTTTCAGGTTGCATTGAAGGAAATTCTAGTTATCtggaaaaagaattaatttattgGGGAACCAATATCATATGGTCTTTAAACCAATATCAATGTCATGATAAGCCTTTGGTTCTTTGGGATATAATTACAGCATTGTTGGCGTTCAAGGatcacaattcaaaatatacagAACATATAATCATTAAGTGGATCACATCATCATTCCTTCAATTAGATATGGATCTTCCTTCTGAAAAAGTTTTATCATTTGTCTCTTCAAGCTTGTCAGACATTCCATCTCGACTGCTGCATTTGTTCAATATAATCTGTAGACGTGTAATATTAGCAGAGCTGGATGCTGATCAAATAACTGGATTAACCAGAAAGGTTGAAAAGTTGGAAAGTGTATGTCCTGCCATGGAAAAACACATTACAAAGTGGACAGAAATTCTTCTGAGCATTGAAAGGGAGCTCTGGAAAAGGCTTGtgtgttttagtttttctattttccgAACTATCATGTCCAATCCTGAAACATCTTCCCAACATGGTTGTTGGTATCCAGTTGGACTAGCACAGATGGAACAATGGATTGCTTCAGACCAGAAACATTTAGGTGACCAGTTGAAAGCCATTGTTTCAGAAGTTAGTCACAAGAAAAG GTTCCTGGCCAATAGATGTTCAGCAGTAGAGACATGCAGTTTTTGTTCAGCATCCGTTCCATTTGAATCCCCTGAGTTTGGTTTTTGTCAATGTGAAAATTCCAGTGATGATGATGTTAAGCCTCACAGGTTACTGAGATGTGTTGTTTGTATGCAGGTTTGCCCCATTACTCCCTTGTGGTATTGTGTCTGTTGCCATAGGTCAGGGTTTAGATTGGCACCAGAGCCACTTTTTAGAATGTCTTCATTTCATGTAGATGCAGACACTTTCATTAAATCTTCCTCTCAAGCAGTGTCCTCGAAACCGTTTTGTCCCTTGTGTGGGATACTGCTACAGAGACAACAACCAGACTTTCTCCTCTCTCCAAGACCTGtataa